Proteins from a genomic interval of Chloroflexota bacterium:
- a CDS encoding protein kinase, whose translation MSGKTPLLNIGKYEVLEKIGEGGFGIVYRGRDPMLEREVAIKVLKSDAATSPDFVERFRREARMAASLRHPNIATVIEVGENEGRYYLVMGYLSGGPLSELLQRGKPLSLARAVDLLKPIADALDHAHSKGIVHRDVKPSNILLDEDGQPVLTDFGLVKSLVEDSITSSGVTLGTKKYMAPEQIQGQKPGTAIDIYALGIVAYELFVGQVPFDGTTTFEIQKKHVDEPPPDPCTINPALPRTIANDLLKALEKDPKNRYTSAGQFIQAIEEHVDEFIYEQWEMLLASAHKQIDTLDFDGALTTLNAAKSIRSTLKIDQLLEEAQRRKEILREVQELRQQNQQLHTRLDEFAAAEAWLPSQQMQHKPSVTSVDGKREKLIDHITFGVYLILLALIILIIISIGGNLPIIPGLVERVIVCSYPSSSIKIMQRVVALPGIIIISLFVFSFTVLFVRRYLLHMPKAK comes from the coding sequence ATGAGCGGAAAAACACCTCTGCTGAACATCGGCAAATACGAGGTCCTTGAGAAAATAGGTGAAGGCGGTTTTGGGATTGTATACCGCGGGCGTGATCCCATGTTGGAGCGGGAGGTTGCCATCAAGGTATTAAAAAGCGATGCGGCTACTTCCCCTGATTTTGTGGAGCGGTTCCGGCGTGAGGCGCGCATGGCGGCCTCATTGCGGCATCCCAATATTGCTACCGTGATTGAAGTTGGCGAGAATGAAGGGCGCTATTATTTAGTTATGGGGTATCTTAGTGGAGGACCGTTGAGTGAGTTATTACAACGCGGAAAGCCACTATCCCTGGCACGAGCCGTTGACTTGCTTAAGCCAATTGCAGATGCTTTAGATCATGCCCATTCAAAAGGCATTGTGCACAGGGATGTAAAGCCTTCGAATATTTTACTGGATGAAGATGGTCAGCCTGTACTGACAGATTTCGGGCTGGTGAAATCTTTAGTGGAAGATAGCATTACATCATCAGGGGTAACACTGGGGACAAAAAAATACATGGCTCCAGAGCAAATACAGGGGCAAAAACCCGGCACAGCGATTGATATTTATGCTTTGGGGATCGTTGCCTATGAGCTATTTGTAGGCCAGGTTCCCTTTGATGGAACAACCACATTCGAAATCCAAAAGAAACATGTGGATGAACCACCGCCTGATCCTTGCACAATCAATCCAGCGCTGCCCCGCACTATTGCGAATGACCTGCTTAAAGCGCTGGAAAAAGACCCAAAAAATCGCTATACGAGCGCTGGCCAATTTATTCAGGCGATTGAAGAGCATGTGGATGAATTCATCTACGAGCAGTGGGAAATGCTGTTGGCGAGTGCACACAAGCAGATTGATACTTTGGACTTTGATGGTGCGCTCACAACATTGAATGCGGCCAAATCCATACGTTCCACACTCAAAATTGACCAACTTCTGGAGGAAGCTCAACGCCGAAAAGAAATATTGAGAGAAGTCCAGGAGTTACGGCAACAAAATCAGCAACTCCATACCCGCCTGGATGAATTTGCCGCTGCAGAAGCATGGCTGCCGTCTCAGCAAATGCAGCACAAGCCTTCTGTAACGTCAGTGGACGGAAAAAGAGAAAAATTAATCGATCATATTACATTTGGCGTTTATCTTATTTTACTGGCGTTGATTATACTGATCATAATTTCGATAGGTGGGAATTTACCGATTATTCCCGGCCTTGTGGAACGCGTTATTGTGTGTTCGTATCCATCTTCCTCGATCAAAATTATGCAGCGAGTTGTCGCCCTGCCCGGCATTATTATAATATCCCTGTTCGTGTTCAGTTTTACTGTATTATTTGTACGAAGGTATCTTTTACACATGCCCAAAGCGAAATAA